Proteins found in one Serratia plymuthica genomic segment:
- a CDS encoding beta-ketoacyl synthase N-terminal-like domain-containing protein has translation MMNHVVVTGLGVSAANGIGIPAFTQALKSGISGIKCHINEFPAIKASLADYSYKTALASLPLSQETLNHALRLGAKAPLSARLSLATALEAWHDAFADGCPYPPERRGVIIAGHNIEQKYQYQIRQSYVDRPEFVPASHALCFMDTNQLALLSELLTLRGEGYTVGGASASGNTGLLHAYRQIASGVTQACLVVGAMADLSPPEIQAFKNSGALLTEGDAYDAARLCRPFDHNRQGFVYGQGCACLLLENEQSANERNAPIWGRVLGGSLCLDANRGSNPSSEGESRAMRQALLAANRPYDSVNYINTHGTSSLQGDETEIAAIKHAFGPYHRQIWLNSTKSLTGHCLYAAAAVEAAATLIQMKERFLHPNLNLENPIDNDCRFVGQQAQSQPTAIALNNAFGFGGINTCVVLEHVSQ, from the coding sequence ATGATGAACCATGTCGTTGTGACCGGCTTAGGCGTCTCTGCTGCCAATGGAATTGGAATACCCGCCTTTACCCAGGCGCTGAAATCAGGCATCAGCGGCATTAAGTGTCATATCAACGAATTTCCTGCAATCAAGGCCAGCCTGGCGGACTACAGTTACAAAACCGCACTGGCATCTTTACCCCTCTCGCAGGAAACGCTGAATCATGCGTTGCGCCTGGGCGCCAAAGCGCCGCTAAGCGCCCGTTTATCGCTCGCAACCGCGCTCGAAGCCTGGCATGACGCCTTTGCCGACGGGTGCCCCTATCCTCCCGAACGACGTGGGGTCATCATTGCCGGGCATAACATCGAACAAAAGTATCAATATCAAATCCGTCAGTCTTATGTTGATCGCCCCGAGTTTGTTCCCGCCAGCCATGCGCTGTGTTTTATGGATACCAACCAACTGGCGCTGCTCAGCGAGCTTTTAACCCTTCGCGGTGAAGGCTACACCGTGGGCGGAGCCTCTGCCAGCGGCAACACCGGCCTTCTGCACGCCTACCGGCAAATCGCCTCGGGGGTTACGCAGGCTTGTCTGGTCGTCGGCGCGATGGCGGATTTGTCACCGCCGGAAATACAGGCTTTCAAAAACAGCGGCGCCTTGCTGACTGAAGGCGACGCATACGATGCCGCGCGGCTTTGCCGCCCTTTTGATCATAATCGGCAAGGTTTTGTCTATGGCCAAGGCTGCGCCTGCCTGTTGCTCGAAAACGAGCAAAGCGCCAATGAGCGCAATGCGCCGATTTGGGGGCGCGTGCTTGGCGGCAGCCTCTGCCTGGATGCCAACCGCGGCAGCAACCCAAGCAGCGAAGGTGAGTCGCGCGCGATGCGCCAGGCGCTGCTGGCGGCGAATCGCCCTTATGACTCGGTCAATTACATCAATACTCACGGCACCAGTTCATTGCAGGGAGATGAAACTGAAATTGCCGCCATCAAGCACGCTTTTGGCCCCTACCATCGGCAGATTTGGCTTAACTCCACCAAAAGTCTCACGGGACATTGCCTGTACGCCGCCGCCGCCGTGGAAGCGGCCGCCACGTTGATACAAATGAAAGAACGCTTCCTGCATCCGAATTTGAATCTGGAAAACCCCATCGACAATGACTGCCGTTTTGTCGGGCAACAGGCTCAAAGCCAGCCGACCGCCATCGCGTTGAACAATGCTTTCGGTTTCGGCGGCATTAATACCTGCGTTGTGTTGGAACATGTCAGCCAATAA
- a CDS encoding alpha/beta fold hydrolase: MFDSNRGFLRHASMRRIFYYHYTKSNSVTTLLMIHGFAEASFIWSKTAQEIASKFNCDVIAIDLSGHGRSDWREDGNYNTANYADDVEFVINELNIKSLVLIGHSMGGRIAHELLKRKISGVCGMVMVDFCPEMSGGTSSNHVARNFERSVIRSWSIDEYAGFISNTRPLLPGKEIKWLAAELLVKKNGSYFFHADPRILNNSENHRANERSPVMACSIPISIIRGCFSSFVSEHQAQDYLRDFKLSKYYNVPKSGHGLVIENNSGFNMALYDFMQMIPGIAELA, translated from the coding sequence ATGTTTGATTCCAATCGAGGTTTTTTGCGTCACGCCTCCATGAGACGGATTTTTTATTACCATTACACGAAGAGCAATAGCGTCACTACTTTGCTGATGATTCATGGGTTTGCTGAGGCTTCTTTTATTTGGTCAAAAACCGCCCAGGAAATCGCGAGTAAGTTTAATTGCGATGTTATTGCCATCGATCTGAGCGGCCATGGGCGATCAGACTGGCGTGAAGATGGCAACTACAATACTGCCAATTATGCGGATGACGTTGAGTTCGTTATAAATGAATTGAATATAAAATCGCTTGTTTTAATTGGGCACTCTATGGGGGGGAGAATTGCCCATGAGCTGCTGAAAAGAAAAATATCCGGGGTGTGTGGAATGGTGATGGTTGATTTCTGCCCGGAAATGAGTGGCGGTACGTCATCAAACCACGTGGCGAGAAATTTCGAAAGGTCGGTGATAAGATCATGGTCGATTGATGAATATGCCGGTTTCATCAGCAATACCAGGCCATTATTACCGGGAAAAGAGATTAAGTGGCTGGCAGCTGAGCTATTGGTCAAAAAAAATGGCAGCTATTTTTTCCATGCGGACCCCCGCATTTTAAATAATAGTGAAAATCACCGCGCTAATGAGAGATCGCCGGTCATGGCTTGCTCAATTCCTATCTCGATAATCAGAGGGTGTTTCTCCTCGTTTGTCAGCGAACATCAGGCGCAAGATTATCTTCGCGATTTCAAGCTCTCGAAGTATTACAACGTGCCTAAATCCGGCCACGGATTGGTCATTGAAAATAATAGCGGATTCAATATGGCGCTCTATGATTTCATGCAGATGATACCCGGCATAGCAGAACTGGCGTGA
- a CDS encoding polyketide synthase, which produces MSTNVIDFQEIEPGIAQIRMQDRAYKNTFSRALVNELILAFKQVETTERYKTVILTGYDNYFATGGTQEDLFALQAGKGKFTDTNIYSLPLECPIPVISAMQGHAVGGGLVMGLFADFVIMSKESIYTANFMKYGFTPGMGGTLIVPEKLGLALGGEMLMLGNNYRGETLRQRGVPFPVYPREDVAAAALSIARDLVKKPRLSLITLKDHLTRNLRAQLPNYTAQEVLMHETTFYQPEVRQNIDRLFGN; this is translated from the coding sequence ATGTCGACAAATGTCATTGATTTTCAGGAGATAGAACCAGGGATCGCCCAGATACGCATGCAAGATCGCGCCTATAAGAACACCTTTTCACGCGCGTTGGTCAATGAACTGATCCTGGCGTTCAAACAGGTTGAAACGACGGAGCGTTATAAAACCGTCATTCTTACTGGCTATGATAACTACTTCGCCACAGGGGGAACTCAGGAAGATCTGTTTGCCTTGCAGGCCGGAAAGGGAAAGTTCACGGACACCAACATCTACAGCCTGCCCCTTGAATGCCCTATCCCGGTCATTTCCGCCATGCAGGGGCATGCAGTGGGAGGCGGCCTGGTAATGGGGCTCTTTGCCGATTTTGTGATTATGAGCAAGGAAAGCATTTATACCGCCAATTTTATGAAGTACGGCTTTACGCCCGGCATGGGAGGAACCCTTATCGTACCGGAGAAACTGGGGCTGGCTTTAGGGGGAGAGATGTTGATGTTGGGGAATAACTATCGCGGCGAAACCTTGAGACAAAGGGGCGTGCCGTTCCCGGTTTACCCCAGGGAGGACGTCGCCGCGGCGGCTTTATCCATCGCCAGGGATCTGGTAAAAAAACCCCGTTTGTCTCTCATCACGTTAAAGGATCATCTGACCCGGAATCTACGCGCCCAGTTGCCGAACTATACCGCGCAAGAAGTTCTCATGCATGAGACAACCTTTTACCAACCAGAAGTTCGGCAAAACATCGACAGGCTATTTGGCAATTAA
- a CDS encoding enoyl-CoA hydratase/isomerase has product MSSYQTLRLRQEGSVLYLQIYRPEASNTINEAFAIECRAAIREFRDKINILVVEGLPEVFCFGADLQAIEQGNIAGSGSGGRPQDPEILYSVWQDMMSGPYISLAHVKGKANAGGLGFVAASDIVIADNRALFSLSEMLFGLLPACVLPFLINKIGRQKAHYMTLMTKPVSAEQAHCWGLVDDYGDNSDLLLKKHIQRLSCLSKSAIVRYKSYMAELDTRVGDQKSAALAMNVEIFSDEDNIRKINRYIQTGKYPWEA; this is encoded by the coding sequence ATGTCATCATATCAAACGCTAAGATTGCGGCAGGAAGGCTCGGTCTTGTATCTGCAAATATACCGGCCTGAAGCCAGCAATACGATCAATGAAGCATTTGCCATCGAGTGTCGGGCGGCCATCCGCGAGTTTCGCGATAAAATCAACATATTGGTTGTTGAGGGCTTACCTGAGGTCTTTTGCTTCGGCGCAGATTTGCAGGCCATCGAACAAGGAAATATAGCCGGAAGCGGCAGCGGTGGCCGGCCTCAGGATCCGGAAATCCTTTATTCTGTCTGGCAAGATATGATGAGCGGGCCTTACATCAGCCTTGCCCATGTCAAGGGCAAGGCCAACGCGGGAGGATTAGGTTTCGTTGCCGCCAGCGATATCGTCATTGCCGACAATCGGGCTCTGTTCAGCCTGTCTGAAATGTTATTCGGCTTGTTGCCGGCCTGTGTGCTCCCCTTCCTGATAAACAAGATAGGCAGACAAAAAGCGCATTATATGACGCTGATGACCAAGCCGGTGTCGGCGGAACAGGCCCACTGCTGGGGATTGGTTGACGATTATGGCGATAACAGCGACCTGCTCCTTAAAAAGCATATTCAACGGCTTAGCTGTTTATCAAAATCGGCCATCGTACGTTACAAATCCTACATGGCGGAACTTGATACGCGGGTTGGCGATCAAAAATCGGCGGCTCTGGCGATGAATGTGGAGATTTTTTCGGATGAGGACAACATCAGAAAAATAAACCGTTACATACAAACGGGCAAATACCCCTGGGAGGCCTAG
- a CDS encoding acyl carrier protein, with amino-acid sequence MSPKSKEDIFNIIVKNLLETLPHLDAGTITQEDSMRDLGANSIDRADILLSSMEAIDVIFPLHEAASLKNIGELVSFLHAKAQ; translated from the coding sequence ATGAGCCCAAAGAGTAAAGAAGACATATTCAACATCATCGTAAAAAACCTACTGGAAACCCTGCCGCACCTGGACGCCGGTACTATTACTCAAGAAGACAGCATGCGAGATTTAGGCGCCAACTCAATTGACCGTGCAGATATTCTTCTCTCCAGCATGGAAGCCATTGATGTCATATTCCCCCTCCACGAAGCCGCTTCTCTTAAAAACATCGGCGAGTTAGTCAGCTTCCTGCACGCCAAAGCGCAGTAA
- a CDS encoding hydroxymethylglutaryl-CoA synthase family protein produces MISVGIEAINAFCGSSYINVRDLAQHRQLDISRFDNLLMKQKTVSLPCEDPVSFAVNAAKPILDALSDEEKNSIELLITCTESGIDFGKSLSTYVHHYLGLKRNCRLFELKTACYSGVAGLQMAVNTILSQTSPGSKALVIATDMTRFILEEGSAATTRQDWSFAEPSGGSGAVAMLVSDSPHVFQIDVGANGYYGYEVMDTCRPIPDMETGDSDLSLLAYLECCEKAYQEYEKRTADIDYVNTFGYLAFHTPFGGMVKGAHRNMMRKLVRAAPQDIEADFARRVTPGLNYCQRVGNIMGATLALSLLSTLANADIQSAQRIGCFSYGSGCCSEFFSGVVTAESARRVRQMGIGAHLDNRRELTMDEYDALLYSNQRVSFGTKNVELDLSLFPQIHAGSRAPQRLVLKRINQFHREYEWV; encoded by the coding sequence ATGATTTCCGTTGGAATTGAAGCGATAAACGCCTTTTGCGGCTCAAGCTATATCAATGTCAGGGATCTGGCGCAACATCGTCAGCTGGATATATCACGCTTCGACAATCTGCTGATGAAGCAAAAAACGGTCAGTTTACCCTGTGAAGATCCCGTCAGCTTTGCCGTCAATGCCGCCAAACCCATTCTGGATGCTCTGAGTGATGAGGAAAAAAACAGCATTGAGTTGTTGATTACCTGCACGGAGTCAGGCATCGACTTCGGCAAATCCCTCAGCACCTATGTGCATCACTACCTGGGATTAAAGCGAAATTGTCGCTTGTTTGAACTGAAAACGGCCTGCTACTCCGGCGTCGCCGGTTTGCAAATGGCGGTGAATACCATCCTTTCTCAGACATCGCCAGGCAGCAAGGCGCTCGTTATCGCCACCGATATGACGCGTTTCATCCTGGAAGAGGGAAGCGCCGCAACGACCCGCCAGGATTGGTCTTTTGCCGAGCCGAGCGGTGGTTCGGGCGCCGTGGCCATGCTGGTCAGCGACAGCCCGCACGTTTTTCAAATCGATGTCGGGGCGAATGGGTATTACGGTTATGAAGTGATGGATACCTGCAGACCCATTCCCGATATGGAAACCGGGGATTCGGACCTGTCATTATTGGCCTATCTTGAATGTTGCGAAAAAGCCTATCAGGAATACGAGAAACGCACCGCCGACATTGATTATGTGAACACCTTTGGCTATTTGGCCTTCCATACGCCGTTCGGCGGAATGGTCAAAGGCGCTCATCGCAACATGATGCGCAAACTGGTTCGCGCAGCCCCGCAGGATATTGAAGCCGACTTCGCCCGTCGGGTCACTCCAGGGCTAAATTATTGCCAGCGCGTCGGCAATATTATGGGAGCGACGTTGGCGCTTTCACTGCTCAGCACGTTGGCGAATGCCGATATTCAATCAGCACAGCGCATCGGTTGTTTTTCGTACGGTTCTGGCTGCTGCTCCGAGTTTTTCAGCGGCGTAGTCACAGCTGAAAGCGCCCGGCGCGTCAGGCAAATGGGCATCGGCGCTCACCTGGACAACCGCCGGGAACTGACCATGGATGAATATGACGCTTTGCTTTACAGCAACCAGCGCGTCAGCTTCGGCACCAAAAACGTCGAGCTGGATCTGAGCCTGTTCCCGCAAATTCATGCAGGATCGCGAGCTCCTCAACGCCTGGTTCTGAAGCGCATCAACCAGTTTCATCGTGAATATGAATGGGTTTGA
- a CDS encoding NAD(P)/FAD-dependent oxidoreductase: MCSTEKHMIVAGAGIMGASIAYHLASCGIKVTVIDKGQPASGATGSSFGWIHSTVSDDAPDALLRRASVADWHRLEKEIPELWVNWTGALSYDDFSLESQADARLLRQPGISRLEPALNNPPQRAYYAQQDGAIDPIDATRVLLDKARTLGATLKTQAAIIGFTREGNNITGIETQEGILQADCLILACGTGISPLLDSIGTLLPITASPAILLRYGATGHVVNTLISGHDIEVRHTRNGDILAVEDYPTTGGIDGVASDTLTAMKIALKGTESAQLLSQSVGQRPVPADGCPIIGFIGDITGVYVAVMHPAVTCAATLGRMISEELVTGKSLEMLESYRPARFFSGQGNT; encoded by the coding sequence ATGTGTTCCACAGAAAAACACATGATTGTTGCAGGCGCGGGAATTATGGGGGCATCGATAGCCTATCACCTGGCCAGTTGCGGGATAAAAGTGACCGTTATCGATAAAGGCCAGCCCGCGTCGGGGGCCACCGGCAGCTCTTTTGGCTGGATCCACAGTACGGTGAGTGATGATGCGCCGGATGCCCTTCTTCGCCGCGCCTCGGTGGCGGATTGGCACCGGCTGGAAAAAGAGATCCCGGAACTTTGGGTGAACTGGACGGGAGCGCTCAGTTACGACGATTTTTCACTGGAGAGCCAGGCCGACGCTCGCTTGCTTCGTCAACCGGGCATCTCCCGGCTTGAACCCGCGCTGAATAACCCGCCGCAACGCGCTTATTATGCGCAGCAAGATGGGGCCATTGATCCTATAGACGCCACCCGTGTCCTGCTGGATAAAGCCCGTACTCTCGGTGCCACGCTGAAAACTCAGGCGGCGATAATCGGGTTTACTCGAGAGGGAAACAACATTACCGGTATCGAGACTCAGGAGGGCATATTGCAGGCGGATTGCCTCATCCTGGCATGCGGAACGGGCATATCACCCCTGCTCGATTCCATTGGTACCCTGCTCCCGATCACAGCTTCACCGGCCATCTTATTGCGATACGGCGCGACAGGCCACGTGGTTAACACCTTGATTTCAGGCCATGATATAGAAGTTCGCCATACCCGCAACGGGGATATTTTAGCCGTGGAGGATTATCCGACAACAGGCGGAATTGATGGCGTCGCCTCTGACACGCTCACGGCGATGAAAATCGCCTTAAAAGGCACAGAGTCGGCACAACTGCTTAGCCAATCGGTGGGACAGCGACCTGTGCCGGCAGATGGATGCCCGATCATCGGATTCATAGGTGACATAACAGGTGTTTACGTGGCGGTTATGCATCCGGCAGTGACCTGCGCAGCCACTCTGGGGAGGATGATAAGTGAAGAGTTGGTCACCGGTAAGTCGCTGGAAATGCTTGAAAGCTATCGGCCGGCGCGCTTCTTCTCTGGTCAGGGCAATACGTAG
- a CDS encoding LysE family translocator gives MFSENEYVRVTLYIALLLSVPGPTNTLLFCAGYTQGFVKSLKLILSEWIGYFLAVTAWGVFFTYLAQHGNPVLSIIKLMSAFYAAYLAIKVWRFSLHQVRGNVTFGTVFITTLLNPKAFLFADSIIPPSAFLYQDSYFHAMLCLLLALLPVSLIWTYSGSLINFNEHSNYKLKPVFFYRSASLVISFFAASMFYKSVSMML, from the coding sequence ATGTTTAGCGAAAATGAATATGTAAGAGTGACATTATACATTGCATTGCTGTTGAGTGTCCCTGGGCCGACCAATACATTGCTGTTCTGCGCAGGTTACACGCAGGGTTTCGTGAAAAGCCTGAAGCTGATTTTATCGGAATGGATAGGGTACTTTCTGGCGGTTACGGCATGGGGAGTCTTTTTTACCTATTTGGCGCAACACGGGAATCCGGTGTTAAGCATCATTAAATTGATGTCTGCATTTTACGCGGCTTATTTGGCGATAAAGGTGTGGCGCTTTTCGCTTCATCAGGTTCGCGGCAATGTGACTTTCGGTACGGTATTCATTACAACGCTGCTAAATCCGAAGGCTTTTTTATTTGCGGACTCTATCATTCCTCCATCGGCTTTTCTTTATCAAGACAGTTACTTTCATGCCATGCTCTGTTTGTTATTGGCGCTGTTGCCTGTTTCCCTCATATGGACTTATTCAGGCAGCCTTATTAACTTCAATGAGCACTCGAATTACAAGTTAAAACCCGTGTTCTTTTATCGCAGCGCCTCGCTGGTTATCTCATTTTTTGCCGCTTCGATGTTTTACAAATCGGTATCAATGATGCTTTAG